Below is a genomic region from Prolixibacteraceae bacterium.
AGAAGTACTCTTGCTTTTATTGCCATGGCTGTACCTCTAGTAACACGCCCTGTCTCGCCTAAGAATCCATTCGGATCAACGGTTACAACTTGATGAGAAATAGGTAGTAAAGGAGCGACCTGATCACACTCGTCTACAATATATTTCACCACTTCATGAAAAGTACTTTTCTTAAGAGTATTCACTTCTTCTATTTCATAAGTACGTGTTAGAAGAGGAACATCTCCATATCTTTTGATCAATTCAAAATAGTAGTAAGCTCGTAGGATACGAACTTCATTCGGATACATTAATGCAGCAGGAAGAAGCTTATCTTTATAATCAGGATCATACTTATAACGTTCAACTCTTGAAATATCAAAATTCTCTAGGAAAGAGTTTGCCGATCGAATATAACCATAATATTTCTTCCAAACATCATCGATACGGTTTGATGGAGACCATAGGTCATTGTAAATATCATAGACTTGGCCTTTTGGATCCGTATAAAGTGCATTATCCGTTGCCGATTCTCTTAAAGCTCCACTTATATTACCAAAATCACTATTAAGGCCGCTGTATAGATGCCCTGTTAAAGCATTCATACTGGTGAAATAGCGATATACTGTTTCCTTATCATTTCCCGTAGACTCATCTATATCTAGGAAACTTTCACATGCCACGAAATGAAAGCATGCAAAAACAAGCACTAATGCTTTTATCTTATTTAACCTATTCATTTTCATGCCATTTAAAATTTAATCTCGATACCTGCAAAAAGACTTCTTCTCTCTTCTAATTTAGTACCTTTATATTTAATATGATCAAAAGTATAAAGATCATTACCTGCTACATACACCTTCAACTCCTCAAGTTTTATTTGCTTCACCCAGTTCTTTGGAAGCGTATAGTATACCTTCACGTTAGAGATGTTAAGGAAAGATCCATCTTCTAGCCATTGCGTGCTTTTCTGGTAATTGTTTGCATTGTTCAGCGTAGACAAACGAGGTAAGTTTGCTTGATCTTTGGTCGTTTCTGTCCATCGTACATTCCCATCAGTGTAGTACCAATCCGAGATATTGTTCTTGCCTCTAAGAGGTTGGTATATTTGTCCATTGCTTTGGTGTACATCAAACATGGTAGCATAACGCAACATTACATCAACCCCGAATCCTTTATACTCCATTCCAAAGTAAATTCCACCATAGATCTGAGGTGTGCTTGTTTGACCAATCTTAACCACATCTAATTCATTGACTTTACCATCCCCGTTTTGGTCTTTATAACGAACATCTCCAGGGCGAACATCTGAGAAAAATTGTCTTGGAGTAGTTGGATCATTAATCTCCTCCCATGAATTAAAGTAACCTATTGACTCTAAACCATAATGTTGTCCTACACGGTTTCCTTTACGCGTCAAATAAGGCTCTACAGGGAATTTTTCTCCATTCTCAATTATCTCCGACACTTGATATGTTGTAGTAGCTCCAATATAATAAGAGAAATCCTTCCCATCCTTTTGATAGTTCAACCCTAACTCAAGTCCTTTATAGTCGGTAGACCCTTTGTTTACTTGAGGAGCAGGAACACCCAATACTTCAGAAATGATATTTTGTGAATCAACGTAAGCATCACGTCTTTGAGTATAAAATGCGTCGGCAGTGAACGATAGGTTGTTAAATAGTACACCATCCACACCTACATTATACTTTGTATCGTCAACAATTGTATAATTTGGATTGGCAATGGTTCCTTCTTTTAATGATCCACTAGTGCCAATCTTTGCATTGGGGCCAAAAAGACTATAGCCTGTACCTGTAACCCAATACTGCTTATCCATATACAATCTAGGGACATTATCATATCCAACACGTCCATAGGAACCACGAATCTTAAGGTAACCTAATGTTTTATCAGTATCCATTATTGGGGCCCATCCAGCAGATATAGAAGGATATAATTTGAATTTATCTCCCTTAGGCAATTTACTCGACCCACTATAATTCAAAGACATATCTAAGAAATATCGATTGCCATAGTTGTAGTTCACTACCCCAACGGTATTTTCTCTGGTTGTATAAGTACCAGTAGGGTTATTCGACTCTCTTCTGTACTGTAAAACAGTATTGATATTGTGTTGACCAAAAGCACGATTCCAAGACAGATTACCTTTTATCGCATAACGGATATACTGTGTTTTAAGCCCCTTCACGCTTTCATTAAATGCTCCATTTTCCCCAATAACAGTACTTTGTTTTTCAAGTAGTCCAGACGCAGGGTTTAAAATGAGTTGATTGGTTTCATAAGCATAAGTCTGAGAGCCTGTCTTCTGATATATGCCCGTGTTATCATACGCAATACCAGCAGAAGCTTTTAACCCTTTTGTTAATACGGATAGATCTTGTTCCACACTGAAGTTTGACCTAAACATTCTCATGGTGGTTTGGTAAAAACCTTTATTAGAATTAATCGCTATTGGATTTCTCTTATAAATCTCATCACCACCCCATTGATCAGAGGTCGTTCTAACAGGGAAAGCCAATGAAGGAGTAGCAAATAACCATTCGTAAGCTTTCGAGTCATCATATCGTACATCTTTATTGTTTTTCTTATATGTTCCCAAATTAGGTGCAGTATTTTCCACTAGACGACCATTCAGATCTACACGAACTAATGTTGACTTTGTAATATCAATATCTAAATTGGTTCTTACATTTAGCTGATAATCTCTAAATTGTGTATCATACTTACCACTTCTTTCTGCATAATCAGGATTCAAGAACTCTTTGTTGTTTTGATAATTGATATTTGTGTAATAACGAATATTCTTACCTCCGCCATCAAAAGTCATGTTAAAAACATTATTCACAGCATGGTTGCGTGTTCCTTCTCCGACCCAATCTACGTTTGGATACAAGTCTGCATCATAGCCATCACCTGCCCCATTACGATAGTAGTCAATCTGTTGCTGAGAATATCTAGAGAACATTTGATTCACTCCTGCAGGTATAGTTGCAGGATCAACCCCATAGTAGTTGTCATAGTAAAGCGCTTCGTTTACAGCAGTGGCATATCCTGCAGCATCCAACATTTTAGGGTTATTGATCGCAGTAATCTGACCGCGTTTATAATCTGCTTTAATATTAAAACTGTTATACGCACCTCTTTTGGTCGTTACAACAATCGCTCCATTCGCACCTCTTACACCATATAAAGCCAAGGCTGCTGCATCTTTCAATACAGTAACCGACTCAATATCTTCTGGGTTTACATTTTCGATCGTTCTTTCTAAACCATCTACAATCTGAAGTGCACTACCTTGACCACGAACATTTTTATTATAAAGCCCTGTTAAATAGCCTTGATATAGTGACTCCACATTATTTGATGCATTGCGATGTAATTCATTATAGGTTACTGAACTTGTTGCAGCAGTAGATGTTCTTTTCAATATCGCCTCTACTTGACTCTCAATCAACAAGTCGTTCTCTTCAAGAATTATTTGATTATTCTGTTCTTTCGCCCACACTCTTTTGACCATACGATCGGCATAATTTATCTCAATATATGGATCTGCGGTTTCAAGAATAAAGATACCACTGTCGTCTGTTAAAGTATGAATTGATTTAGTACTTACCACAGAAACTTTGACGCCTTTCATAGGGTCTCCATTACGATCTAACACCACACCGCTAACCTGCTGTGCAATCGCTGTAACGGTACAAATGATCGATAAGAGTATCGATAATATATATTTTTTCATGTCGTTTCTTTTTTTGATCTAAACTCTACCATCCTGGGTTTTGAATCAAACCATATTGCTTGTTAATCTCGTTAACAGGAATGGGTTGTAAGTAGTACTTATTATCCCAATTGTCTGCCCATGTAAATGGAGTCCACTTAAAATCACGTAGTTCAATCTTAAAAGAACCATCAGGCTGTTTTGTCGTATAAATAATATGGC
It encodes:
- a CDS encoding SusC/RagA family TonB-linked outer membrane protein; translated protein: MKKYILSILLSIICTVTAIAQQVSGVVLDRNGDPMKGVKVSVVSTKSIHTLTDDSGIFILETADPYIEINYADRMVKRVWAKEQNNQIILEENDLLIESQVEAILKRTSTAATSSVTYNELHRNASNNVESLYQGYLTGLYNKNVRGQGSALQIVDGLERTIENVNPEDIESVTVLKDAAALALYGVRGANGAIVVTTKRGAYNSFNIKADYKRGQITAINNPKMLDAAGYATAVNEALYYDNYYGVDPATIPAGVNQMFSRYSQQQIDYYRNGAGDGYDADLYPNVDWVGEGTRNHAVNNVFNMTFDGGGKNIRYYTNINYQNNKEFLNPDYAERSGKYDTQFRDYQLNVRTNLDIDITKSTLVRVDLNGRLVENTAPNLGTYKKNNKDVRYDDSKAYEWLFATPSLAFPVRTTSDQWGGDEIYKRNPIAINSNKGFYQTTMRMFRSNFSVEQDLSVLTKGLKASAGIAYDNTGIYQKTGSQTYAYETNQLILNPASGLLEKQSTVIGENGAFNESVKGLKTQYIRYAIKGNLSWNRAFGQHNINTVLQYRRESNNPTGTYTTRENTVGVVNYNYGNRYFLDMSLNYSGSSKLPKGDKFKLYPSISAGWAPIMDTDKTLGYLKIRGSYGRVGYDNVPRLYMDKQYWVTGTGYSLFGPNAKIGTSGSLKEGTIANPNYTIVDDTKYNVGVDGVLFNNLSFTADAFYTQRRDAYVDSQNIISEVLGVPAPQVNKGSTDYKGLELGLNYQKDGKDFSYYIGATTTYQVSEIIENGEKFPVEPYLTRKGNRVGQHYGLESIGYFNSWEEINDPTTPRQFFSDVRPGDVRYKDQNGDGKVNELDVVKIGQTSTPQIYGGIYFGMEYKGFGVDVMLRYATMFDVHQSNGQIYQPLRGKNNISDWYYTDGNVRWTETTKDQANLPRLSTLNNANNYQKSTQWLEDGSFLNISNVKVYYTLPKNWVKQIKLEELKVYVAGNDLYTFDHIKYKGTKLEERRSLFAGIEIKF